A window of Chloroflexota bacterium contains these coding sequences:
- a CDS encoding CBS domain-containing protein, whose protein sequence is MLVGERMSHHPVTTGPEMPINDALKLMRERKVRRLPVVDKRGHLIGIVSEKDLLYASPSPATTLSVWELNYLISRITVADVMTKDVITVTEFTPLEEAARIMADNKIGGLPVVRDGRLIGIITETDIFKTFIEMLGAREGGIRITLLVPEEPGMLASITGEIAKLGGNIVSLGTFLGEDASNRTVTLKVTGIAKEKLQQTMEALGLTILDIREVHAAPQA, encoded by the coding sequence ATGTTGGTCGGAGAGCGCATGAGCCATCATCCGGTTACCACCGGACCCGAAATGCCCATCAATGACGCCCTCAAACTGATGAGGGAGCGGAAAGTGCGCCGATTGCCGGTCGTGGACAAGCGCGGACATCTCATCGGCATCGTCTCGGAGAAGGATTTGCTGTATGCGTCGCCGTCGCCAGCCACAACGTTGAGCGTGTGGGAACTCAACTACCTCATCTCGCGCATCACCGTGGCCGACGTCATGACAAAAGACGTGATCACGGTAACGGAGTTCACGCCGCTGGAAGAAGCCGCTCGTATCATGGCCGACAACAAGATCGGCGGCCTCCCTGTGGTGCGCGATGGCCGGCTCATCGGCATCATCACCGAGACCGACATCTTCAAGACCTTCATTGAGATGCTCGGCGCGCGAGAAGGGGGAATCCGAATCACGCTTCTGGTCCCCGAGGAGCCGGGGATGCTCGCGTCCATCACCGGCGAGATCGCCAAACTGGGCGGCAACATCGTGAGCCTCGGCACCTTCCTGGGCGAGGATGCATCCAACCGCACCGTAACGCTGAAGGTTACAGGGATCGCCAAGGAGAAGTTACAGCAGACCATGGAGGCGCTCGGCCTGACCATCCTAGACATCCGCGAAGTCCACGCCGCGCCCCAGGCCTAA
- a CDS encoding hydrogenase iron-sulfur subunit, with protein sequence MAETEFEPRIIAFLCNWCTYTGADLAGTSRIQYPPNIRVIRLMCSGALDPVYVSKALLEGADGVLIGGCHPGDCHYQTGNYKARRRVAILKSILKQLGFDEDRVWLRWISASEGRLFADTVTEMVATLKAKGPNPLKGAWDI encoded by the coding sequence ATGGCCGAAACCGAATTTGAACCCAGGATCATCGCGTTTCTATGCAACTGGTGCACGTACACGGGCGCGGACCTGGCGGGCACGTCGCGCATCCAGTACCCGCCCAACATCCGCGTCATTCGCCTGATGTGCAGCGGGGCACTGGATCCCGTGTACGTGAGCAAAGCCCTGCTGGAGGGTGCGGATGGCGTCCTCATCGGCGGCTGCCACCCAGGCGACTGCCACTACCAGACCGGCAACTACAAGGCCCGCCGAAGGGTCGCCATCCTAAAGAGCATCCTCAAGCAGTTGGGCTTTGACGAAGACCGCGTGTGGCTGCGCTGGATCAGCGCCAGCGAAGGCCGCCTGTTCGCGGACACCGTAACCGAGATGGTCGCCACCCTCAAGGCCAAAGGCCCCAACCCACTCAAGGGCGCGTGGGACATCTGA
- a CDS encoding 4Fe-4S dicluster domain-containing protein produces MVHSVLDTKGNPSEAILALLRRLLDEGIVDSLLVPLRVASGDNTVQTLVRDPRHLAAMDVLAPVMPITTARLVSNITMTGIKERVGVVMRDCEIRAVVELVKLQQAKADNLLIIGVDCPGTYEVRDYADMLRDGVDAKGELLSQVAAGDIQPHAGKTFRTACQMCEKFTPSHGDLRIHIFGDNPRERIHLEVADALAEKLRLEPGQPAEARENVVAQITRQRTETRDRLFAAFRERVRDMSGLQAYLSTCIRCHNCMVNCPICYCKECIFRTPIFDHESEKYQQWAARKGAVRLPTDTLLFHITRLNHMVTSCVGCGMCDSACPSQLPIATMFRAVGQEVQALFDYVPGRSLDEAPPVATFREDELEGIQ; encoded by the coding sequence ATGGTGCACAGCGTACTGGACACGAAAGGCAATCCCTCAGAAGCGATCCTTGCTCTGCTGCGGCGATTGCTAGACGAAGGCATTGTAGATTCCCTGCTGGTGCCGCTGCGTGTGGCTTCCGGCGACAACACCGTGCAGACCCTGGTGCGCGACCCACGACACCTGGCTGCCATGGATGTGCTTGCGCCCGTCATGCCCATAACAACGGCCCGACTTGTATCCAACATCACGATGACCGGAATCAAGGAGCGGGTAGGCGTCGTGATGCGCGACTGCGAGATTCGGGCCGTGGTGGAACTGGTCAAACTCCAGCAGGCCAAAGCCGACAACCTGCTCATCATCGGCGTGGACTGCCCGGGCACCTACGAGGTGCGGGATTATGCGGACATGCTCCGCGACGGCGTGGACGCCAAAGGCGAACTCCTGTCGCAGGTCGCGGCGGGCGACATCCAGCCCCACGCCGGCAAGACCTTCCGCACCGCCTGCCAGATGTGCGAGAAGTTCACACCTAGCCACGGCGACTTGCGAATCCACATCTTCGGCGACAACCCCCGCGAGCGCATCCACCTGGAAGTCGCCGACGCCCTGGCCGAAAAGTTGCGCCTGGAGCCGGGCCAGCCCGCCGAGGCCCGCGAGAATGTCGTGGCCCAAATCACAAGGCAGCGCACGGAAACCCGCGACCGCTTGTTCGCGGCCTTCCGCGAGCGCGTCAGGGACATGAGCGGGCTGCAAGCCTATCTCTCCACGTGCATCCGCTGTCACAACTGCATGGTGAACTGTCCCATCTGCTACTGCAAGGAGTGCATCTTCCGCACGCCCATCTTTGACCATGAATCCGAGAAATACCAACAGTGGGCAGCCCGAAAGGGCGCGGTGCGGCTCCCGACCGATACGCTCCTCTTCCACATCACGCGGCTCAACCACATGGTAACATCATGCGTCGGGTGCGGCATGTGCGACAGCGCCTGCCCAAGCCAGTTGCCCATCGCCACCATGTTCCGCGCCGTCGGGCAAGAAGTCCAGGCCCTGTTTGACTACGTGCCCGGCCGAAGCCTGGACGAAGCCCCACCTGTCGCCACATTCCGCGAAGACGAGTTGGAGGGTATTCAGTGA
- a CDS encoding 4Fe-4S dicluster domain-containing protein, producing MAEQELIPIYIMNKQYLVPPTLTIMKALEYAGYKLIRGVGCRAGFCGACATVYRTADDYRLKIGLACATMVEPEMYLAQIPFFPAPRAQYHLEELKPDMSALLKTYPEVLRCLSCGTCTKVCPQDIDVRDYMADAMKGNIAAVADKSFDCIMCGLCAARCPAEEKQYQIAILCRRLYGKYLAPRAEHLHKRVQEIMDGKHDAELIRLKSMSKDELKKAYYERDIEPE from the coding sequence ATGGCCGAACAAGAACTGATTCCCATCTATATCATGAACAAGCAGTACCTGGTTCCGCCGACGCTCACCATCATGAAGGCCCTTGAGTACGCCGGCTACAAACTCATCCGCGGCGTCGGCTGCCGCGCGGGGTTCTGCGGGGCGTGCGCCACGGTCTATCGCACGGCCGACGACTACCGGCTGAAGATCGGCCTGGCATGCGCCACCATGGTGGAGCCGGAAATGTACCTGGCGCAAATCCCGTTCTTCCCCGCGCCCCGCGCACAGTACCACCTGGAAGAACTGAAACCCGACATGAGCGCGCTCCTCAAAACGTACCCCGAGGTGCTCCGCTGCCTGTCCTGCGGCACGTGCACCAAGGTCTGTCCCCAGGACATAGACGTGCGCGACTACATGGCCGATGCGATGAAGGGCAACATCGCAGCCGTCGCCGACAAGTCCTTTGACTGCATCATGTGCGGATTGTGCGCTGCACGCTGCCCCGCCGAGGAGAAGCAGTACCAGATCGCCATCCTGTGCAGGCGCCTCTACGGCAAGTACCTGGCCCCGCGCGCCGAGCACCTGCACAAGCGCGTGCAGGAAATCATGGACGGCAAGCACGACGCGGAACTGATCCGGCTGAAGTCCATGTCCAAGGACGAACTGAAGAAGGCATATTACGAGCGCGACATTGAGCCGGAATAG